In Candidatus Poribacteria bacterium, a single genomic region encodes these proteins:
- the tnpA gene encoding IS200/IS605 family transposase: MANTYTQLYIHIVFSVKGRQALIPERHKAELHKYITGIITNKKQKLIQINSMPDHIHILVGMTPDATLSGLVKDIKVNSTRFINQKRWTVGHFTWQEGFGAFSYSHSQIPEVAAYIENQEKHHLKKTFREEYLAFLKHFGVAYDVKYVFDSVADFPPEE; the protein is encoded by the coding sequence ATGGCGAATACCTATACACAACTCTATATACATATCGTGTTTTCCGTAAAAGGTAGACAGGCACTTATTCCCGAACGCCACAAAGCAGAACTTCATAAATATATCACTGGCATCATTACGAATAAGAAACAGAAATTAATTCAAATCAATTCGATGCCAGATCACATCCATATCTTGGTTGGTATGACACCAGATGCCACCCTATCTGGTTTGGTGAAAGATATTAAAGTCAATTCGACGCGTTTCATCAATCAGAAACGCTGGACTGTGGGACACTTTACGTGGCAAGAGGGATTTGGTGCGTTCAGTTATTCGCATTCTCAGATCCCCGAGGTTGCCGCATATATTGAAAATCAGGAAAAACATCATTTGAAAAAAACGTTTCGTGAGGAATATCTTGCGTTTTTGAAGCATTTTGGGGTTGCGTATGATGTGAAGTACGTTTTTGATTCAGTTGCAGATTTCCCACCTGAAGAATGA
- a CDS encoding sulfotransferase family protein, which translates to MDTKRICLWSGPRNVSTALMYAFAQRSDTQVIDEPLYAHYLQTKYGTEARDSTHPGAKEVMASMSTDSEQVIREVILGPCEKPVLFMKQMAHHLIDIDLRFLARTLNVFLIRDPREMLPSLAKVIGTPTLADTGFKTQHDLLIALRDVGQSPPVLDARLLLEDPASVLAQLCERLGLRFEDSMLSWEAGGNPADGVWARYWYQNVHRSTGFAPYRPKSEPFPAELEAVFAECSGYYEVLRREAICPLPV; encoded by the coding sequence TTGGATACAAAACGCATCTGTCTCTGGTCGGGACCGCGGAACGTTTCGACCGCACTCATGTACGCTTTCGCACAACGCAGCGATACGCAGGTCATTGACGAACCGCTTTATGCACACTACCTCCAAACGAAATACGGCACCGAGGCACGCGATAGCACACATCCCGGTGCAAAGGAGGTGATGGCTTCTATGTCAACGGACAGCGAGCAGGTCATCCGCGAGGTCATCCTCGGTCCGTGTGAGAAGCCGGTGCTTTTCATGAAACAGATGGCGCACCACCTCATCGATATCGACCTACGTTTCCTTGCGCGGACCCTCAATGTCTTCCTCATCCGTGATCCACGGGAGATGCTCCCTTCCCTCGCAAAGGTTATCGGCACACCGACGCTCGCCGATACGGGGTTCAAGACGCAGCACGATCTTTTGATAGCGTTACGCGATGTGGGACAATCGCCGCCGGTGCTGGATGCGCGGCTCTTGTTGGAGGATCCGGCGAGTGTGCTTGCTCAGTTATGTGAGCGGTTGGGGTTGCGGTTTGAGGATTCGATGTTGTCGTGGGAGGCAGGCGGTAACCCAGCGGATGGCGTGTGGGCGCGGTATTGGTATCAGAATGTGCATCGGAGTACCGGGTTCGCACCGTATCGTCCGAAGTCGGAGCCGTTTCCAGCGGAATTGGAGGCGGTGTTTGCGGAATGTTCAGGATATTATGAGGTATTGCGTCGGGAGGCAATTTGTCCGCTTCCAGTGTAG
- a CDS encoding UPF0182 family protein, which translates to MMTVNLAIAQLLLSGLLGGVTLIWGIFRYRRSSQRRRDRYNKLQAYLLWILSALIAVSCFFPLAHLYTEHLWFESVVYTDVFWGLQKVRWFGFALFFIIAAGFMNANTAIANILCPESSEFRRWTHTQTFSFHRVVVCLTLIASLLLAAPMLLLENAFLLYLNQPEAAAAEGADASLHFGMDRNFYLFSFPLHKWVSLWVQITIWVTCVIVGLMYNFYYRRDAHTMARVKRHIIFHGSALWLLLLVVAGWRNYVNLWNKVYTSPLTQELSSLHGLFYTDAYLEGATKLYCGVLVGIAVAVVLNLFWRRRLLWYTTLAVWGLSYVLLIHVYPLGLYVWELRAEPFDKEARHLQRHIKETRHAFELDTIVTEDRVTGLATLDVIEANPAVKKNIQLWDRRVLYEVLREDQIKRHYDFHPYTDVDRYWVDGEYRQVLIAAREVDPAPNIQDWYRLRLQFTHGFGVCVAPVNEFIEDGLPNFWVGGAPVESIHDELNVARPEIYYGEMTHDYAIVKAERKKDDISADPDATAATPEVAEWQRHTYKADSGVPLGGWFRRFCFALRFDFFRTLRSERLTPESRVMFRRKIGTRRGDRLIKDRVSHIAPFLNYDPDPYIVINKGELWWIIDFYVTSRYHPNAQVYADDTARLTENDPYMEPNFKKFNYIRNAGVAVVNAYTGDVNFYAIEQKGRDEPIMKAYQRAFPNLFKPVLEMPEGLAAHLRYPDYLTRIQAKMYGDYHQDASPFFQTTDTWSIPKETYYSEKPDQEMMPYYAMLQLPGEDTPEFVNVIPFTPPEKEKRLQAWMVARCDEPNYGQRIVYILPEGADVAGPTQVEEDIDKETGQEQVGWAKTSDIIRGNLLIIPIEDALFYVEAIYLQAKKSEEANGDESTPRRPKLEMVVVKAGSNELGTAKTFDEALDVIFLGLPANGAVTGDDTAEPTLADLVKEYRDQQTKRDAEADRLFEQILEKISENDR; encoded by the coding sequence ATGATGACAGTGAACCTTGCAATCGCACAATTACTTTTAAGCGGACTCCTCGGCGGCGTTACCTTAATATGGGGTATCTTCCGGTACCGACGGAGCAGCCAACGGCGGCGCGATCGCTACAATAAATTGCAGGCGTACCTACTTTGGATACTGAGCGCGCTGATCGCGGTGAGCTGCTTTTTCCCGCTGGCGCACCTCTATACAGAGCACCTCTGGTTCGAGAGCGTTGTCTATACGGATGTGTTCTGGGGATTGCAAAAGGTACGGTGGTTCGGCTTCGCACTCTTCTTTATTATCGCTGCTGGGTTCATGAACGCCAACACCGCCATTGCGAACATCCTCTGCCCGGAATCCAGCGAGTTCCGACGCTGGACACACACGCAAACCTTCTCCTTCCATCGGGTGGTCGTTTGCCTCACCTTAATCGCAAGCCTACTGCTCGCTGCACCGATGCTCCTATTGGAGAACGCCTTTCTTCTGTACCTGAACCAACCGGAAGCCGCCGCTGCCGAAGGTGCAGACGCATCGCTCCACTTCGGGATGGACCGGAATTTTTACCTCTTCAGTTTTCCGCTGCATAAATGGGTCAGCCTCTGGGTACAGATAACGATCTGGGTGACGTGTGTCATCGTCGGGCTGATGTATAACTTCTATTATCGTAGAGATGCCCACACGATGGCACGTGTCAAGCGGCACATCATCTTTCACGGGTCGGCTTTATGGCTGCTGCTGCTGGTCGTCGCGGGCTGGCGAAACTACGTTAATCTCTGGAATAAAGTCTACACAAGTCCACTGACGCAGGAGTTGTCATCGCTTCACGGGTTGTTCTATACCGATGCGTACTTGGAAGGCGCGACGAAGCTTTACTGTGGCGTGCTGGTCGGGATCGCCGTAGCGGTTGTACTGAATCTCTTCTGGCGGAGACGGCTGTTGTGGTATACGACTTTGGCGGTGTGGGGTTTGAGTTACGTACTGCTGATTCACGTCTATCCACTCGGGCTCTACGTCTGGGAGCTCCGCGCCGAACCGTTCGACAAAGAGGCACGGCACCTGCAACGGCACATCAAAGAGACGCGCCATGCGTTTGAATTGGATACCATTGTAACAGAGGACCGCGTGACAGGACTCGCCACACTCGATGTGATAGAAGCGAACCCCGCCGTCAAAAAGAACATCCAACTCTGGGATAGGCGCGTGCTGTATGAGGTACTCCGTGAAGACCAGATTAAACGGCATTACGACTTCCATCCCTACACCGATGTCGATAGATACTGGGTCGATGGTGAATACCGACAGGTGCTGATCGCGGCGCGTGAGGTGGATCCGGCACCGAACATTCAGGACTGGTACCGACTGCGGCTCCAATTTACGCACGGCTTTGGGGTATGCGTCGCCCCCGTCAACGAGTTCATTGAGGATGGATTGCCGAACTTCTGGGTCGGTGGCGCGCCGGTAGAGAGCATACACGACGAACTGAACGTGGCGCGTCCTGAGATTTACTACGGCGAGATGACACACGACTACGCCATCGTGAAGGCGGAACGCAAGAAAGACGATATTTCCGCGGACCCTGATGCCACCGCCGCAACGCCCGAAGTCGCCGAATGGCAGCGGCATACGTATAAAGCGGACAGCGGCGTGCCGTTAGGTGGGTGGTTCCGACGATTCTGTTTCGCCCTCCGCTTCGATTTCTTCCGTACCCTCCGTTCGGAGCGGTTGACACCGGAGAGCCGTGTGATGTTCCGACGGAAGATCGGCACCCGTCGCGGGGATCGGCTTATCAAGGACCGCGTTTCGCATATCGCCCCCTTCCTCAACTACGATCCCGACCCGTACATCGTCATTAACAAAGGAGAGTTGTGGTGGATTATCGACTTCTATGTGACGAGTCGGTATCACCCGAACGCACAGGTCTATGCTGACGACACGGCGCGGCTGACGGAGAACGATCCCTACATGGAGCCGAACTTCAAGAAGTTCAACTACATCCGAAATGCAGGGGTCGCTGTCGTGAACGCCTATACCGGTGACGTGAATTTCTATGCGATCGAGCAGAAAGGGCGCGATGAGCCGATTATGAAAGCGTATCAACGGGCGTTTCCGAATCTCTTTAAACCGGTGTTGGAGATGCCGGAGGGGTTGGCGGCACACCTTCGCTATCCCGACTACCTCACCCGGATCCAAGCCAAAATGTATGGCGATTATCATCAGGATGCCTCTCCTTTCTTCCAAACCACGGATACTTGGTCAATCCCGAAAGAGACCTATTACTCGGAAAAACCCGATCAAGAGATGATGCCCTATTACGCCATGCTCCAGTTGCCCGGAGAGGACACACCGGAATTCGTGAATGTGATTCCGTTTACGCCGCCGGAGAAAGAGAAACGGCTGCAGGCGTGGATGGTCGCCCGCTGCGATGAACCGAACTACGGACAACGGATCGTCTATATCCTTCCTGAAGGCGCAGATGTTGCCGGACCGACGCAAGTCGAAGAGGACATCGATAAGGAGACCGGACAGGAACAGGTCGGGTGGGCAAAGACGAGCGACATCATCCGCGGCAATCTGCTGATTATCCCGATTGAGGATGCACTCTTCTATGTCGAGGCGATCTATCTGCAAGCGAAGAAATCGGAGGAGGCGAACGGTGACGAGAGCACGCCGCGCCGTCCGAAGTTGGAGATGGTCGTCGTGAAAGCCGGGTCGAACGAGCTTGGGACAGCGAAGACGTTTGATGAGGCGTTAGATGTTATCTTTTTGGGACTCCCAGCGAACGGTGCTGTAACGGGTGACGATACCGCCGAGCCGACATTAGCGGACTTGGTGAAAGAGTACCGTGACCAGCAGACAAAACGGGATGCTGAGGCGGATCGGCTATTCGAGCAAATCCTCGAGAAAATTTCAGAGAATGATCGGTAG